The Channa argus isolate prfri chromosome 14, Channa argus male v1.0, whole genome shotgun sequence genome includes a window with the following:
- the cldn1 gene encoding claudin-1: MANSGIQLLGFSLAFLGFIGSIASTVMVEWKASSYSGDNIITAQALYEGLWKSCVSQSTGQIQCKVFDSLLQLPAIVQATRGLMLASIFLSIISILIEMVGLKCTTCMADQPEQKAKIALAGGVIFIIAGLFALVGTSWYGNRIAQDFYNPTTPTNSRFEFGSALYVGWGAAALSAIGGSFLSCNCPKKNSGTAPRYPPPSRSSAQQGGNYV, from the exons ATGGCTAATTCGGGAATACAGCTTCTTGGCTTCTCATTGGCCTTTCTGGGATTCATCGGCTCCATAGCATCCACAGTCATGGTGGAATGGAAAGCTTCGTCCTATTCAGGAGACAACATCATCACAGCTCAGGCATTGTATGAAGGGCTGTGGAAAAGCTGTGTATCACAGAGCACTGGTCAGATTCAGTGTAAAGTCTTTGATTCACTCCTCCAGCTTCCAG CGATCGTACAGGCCACACGGGGCCTTATGTTGGCTTCCATCTTCCTGTCCATCATTTCCATCTTGATTGAGATGGTGGGCTTGAAGTGCACCACCTGCATGGCAGATCAACCGGAGCAGAAAGCCAAGATAGCGCTGGCTGGAGGGGTGATCTTCATTATTGCTG GTCTGTTTGCTCTGGTGGGAACATCTTGGTATGGCAATAGGATAGCACAGGACTTCTACAACCCAACCACTCCCACTAATTCAAG GTTTGAATTTGGAAGTGCCCTCTATGTTGGATGGGGCGCAGCAGCTCTTAGTGCTATAGGAGGGTCATTCCTAAGCTGCAATTGCCCCAAAAAGAACTCAGGGACAGCACCACGCTACCCACCACCCTCCCGTTCCTCTGCCCAGCAAGGTGGGAACTACGTCTAG
- the LOC137098894 gene encoding carboxypeptidase N subunit 2-like translates to MMPVTLRKMDKELALPLLLMLLLLHKGNTNAQASCPYKCQCFTLVSVLCTDDRMTSLPNNISKQVKEYIIMTSPLEYLFPHTLAGSPELTKLVFLNNALRSIHAQAFEKLTELQELEISGNPLLEHFFPGTFSKQANLTTLLLNFNRLQTVLPSMFDSLKQLEILQMKGNNISDLPIFLFLNLRKLRVLDLSINKIEEVKRETFSGLAKLEILKMNNNLISNLTHDIFCNMSLLIELHLEWNKISELADNIFSALTKLNVLNLRGNLLTIFSDKVFGFEASNLKELNLKDNRLTKLSSLSNLTSLFNLMLSSNQLSNLPEDIFRNITQLENLDLSENQLTFLPESIFSNLFGIQVIHLHKNNLTKLDAKLFEDQHLIQQLYLSDNQLETLPFGIFDTFAMQHTVRLHGNPWKCDCHMWYLHDWVLQNSQDIEMLDRVLCKSPGFLRSQAVISIDSDQLVCPVSRNEMSDVSSCSLQRSSETMLIKCKVDKCSPLTVKVQFEGPEGDIKEHILKSHAEQSHCSNKTMFERPIQ, encoded by the exons ATGATGCCTGTGACACTGAG GAAAATGGACAAAGAATTGGCATTGCCTCTGCTACTGATGCTGCTTTTGCTTCACAAAggcaacacaaatgcacaagcCTCATGTCCATACAAATGCCAGTGTTTCACTCTGGTCAGTgttctgtgtactgatgatcgAATGACATCTTTACCCAATAACATATCCAAGCAGGTTAAGGAGTATATCATAATGACATCCCCCCTGGAGTACCTGTTCCCTCACACTTTAGCGGGGAGCCCTGAGCTGACCAAGCTTGTCTTCTTAAACAATGCATTACGAAGCATTCATGCTCAGGCTTTTGAGAAGCTGACTGAGCTGCAGGAGCTGGAGATCAGTGGGAACCCCTTGCTGGAGCATTTTTTTCCAGGGACTTTTTCAAAGCAGGCAAACTTGACTACACTGCTGCTCAACTTCAACAGGCTCCAGACAGTGCTCCCCAGCATGTTTGACTCCTTAAAACAGCTAGAAATTCTGCAGATGAAGggaaacaatatatcagatcTGCCGATATTTCTTTTCCTGAACCTCCGCAAACTGCGTGTCCTGGACTTGTCCATAAATAAGATTGaggaagtgaaaagagaaacattttctgGTCTGGCAAAGCTGGAGATCCTGAAAATGAACAATAACCTCATTAGCAATCTCACCCATGACATATTCTGCAACATGTCCCTGCTGATAGAGCTTCACTTGGAGTGGAATAAGATATCAGAACTTGCTGATAACATCTTCTCTGCGTTAACCAAACTAAATGTGCTAAACCTGCGTGGAAATCTTCTCACAATTTTCAGTGATAAGGTGTTTGGATTTGAGGCATCCAATTTGAAGGAGCTGAACCTGAAAGACAATAGACTAACTAAGCTGTCCTCTCTAAGCAATTTGACATCTTTATTTAATCTTATGTTGTCCTCTAACCAGCTCTCCAACCTACCTGaagacatttttagaaatattacGCAACTAGAGAATTTGGATCTCTCAGAAAACCAGCTCACATTTCTCcctgaaagcattttcagtaatCTGTTTGGTATCCAGGTAATCCACCTTCACAAGAACAATCTTACTAAGCTGGATGCCAAACTGTTTGAGGACCAGCATCTCATTCAGCAGCTGTACCTCTCTGACAACCAGCTGGAAACTCTCCCTTTTGGTATTTTTGACACATTTGCCATGCAGCACACAGTGAGGCTGCACGGAAACCCCTGGAAATGTGACTGCCACATGTGGTACCTGCATGACTGGGTGCTGCAAAACAGCCAGGACATTGAGATGCTGGACAGGGTGCTCTGCAAGAGTCCTGGCTTTCTGAGAAGTCAGGCAGTCATATCAATTGACAGCGACCAGCTTGTGTGTCCGGTGTCTAGAAATGAGATGTCTGATGTCAGCAGCTGTAGTCTACAGAGATCCAGTGAAACAATGCTCATCAAATGTAAAGTGGATAAATGCTCACCACTGACAGTGAAGGTGCAATTCGAGGGGCCTGAGGGTGACATTAAGGAACATATTTTGAAAAGTCACGCTGAACAGTCGCATTGTAGCAACAAGACAATGTTTGAAAGACCCATTCAGTAG